In a single window of the Stigmatopora nigra isolate UIUO_SnigA chromosome 7, RoL_Snig_1.1, whole genome shotgun sequence genome:
- the mboat7 gene encoding membrane-bound acylglycerophosphatidylinositol O-acyltransferase mboat7, with protein MCPDELVYMGVLAASIPVGFLFRYLSPPVKKGAALLLGLSIIISTCQVHTLHSLVTVIGTWILIKCNWRLAPMLSLCWTFLYLLFFRCVMWFGFPKPTPFANAVQLLLTLKMVSLANEIHSFHMEKKKEIGSVGVLSREPSLYDIISYSYCYIGVMTGPFFRFQTYSDWLEQSKPLALPSWEPCLNRLKLVPVFGALFLAVNLVFPLAYVRTNDFLEHNFFFRFFYMVVVFFVFRMRFYAAWCSAEAGCISAGLGCYPERAECKPGRGPTVNYSPKSLSEEKYDFKTIQNIDCYNTDFCVKVRHGMRYWNMTVQWWLHHYIYPNAPFKSYTLRAGWTMFISAYWHGLHAGYYLSFLTIPLCIAAESAMESSVRSRLGPGGQKIFDWVHWFLKMRAYDYMCMGFVLLKASDTINYWSSIYFAMHVVAVLCIVVGGALKGGRRKEKGGDNFSNGGKN; from the exons ATGTGTCCCGATGAGCTGGTCTACATGGGAGTCCTGGCAGCCTCAATCCCTGTCGGGTTCCTTTTCCGTTACCTCA gtCCTCCCGTCAAGAAGGGGGCAGCATTGCTTCTGGGTCTTTCCATCATCATCTCCACTTGTCAGGTGCACACACTCCACTCACTGGTGACGGTGATTGGAACCTGGATTCTAATCAAGTGCAACTGGAG ACTGGCTCCTATGTTGAGTCTTTGCTGGACTTTTCTATACCTTCTCTTTTTTCGATGCGTCATGTGGTTCGGTTTCCCGAAGCCGACGCCTTTCGCCAACGCCGTCCAGCTTCTTCTCACTCTCAAG ATGGTCAGCCTCGCCAACGAAATCCACAGCTTccacatggaaaaaaagaaggaaatcgGTTCCGTCGGCGTTCTCTCTCGAGAACCTTCACTTTACGATATCATCTCCTACAGCTACTGTTACATTGGTGTAATGACAG GCCCGTTTTTCCGCTTCCAAACCTACTCTGATTGGCTGGAGCAGTCCAAACCGCTAGCCCTCCCTTCGTGGGAACCCTGCCTGAACCGGCTAAAACTCGTCCCTGTTTTCGGAGCACTGTTCTTGGCGGTAAATTTGGTCTTCCCTTTGGCGTACGTCCGGACCAATGACTTCCTGGAACACAATTTCTTCTTCAG GTTTTTCTACATGGTGGTGGTTTTCTTCGTCTTCAGGATGCGTTTTTACGCGGCGTGGTGCAGCGCCGAAGCCGGATGTATCAGTGCCGGTCTTGGTTGTTACCCAGAACGGGCCGAGTGCAAACCGGGAAGGGGTCCTACCGTCAACTAcag CCCCAAGTCATTATCAGAGGAGAAATATGACTttaaaacaatccaaaacatcGACTGCTACAACACGGACTTCTGCGTAAAAGTGCGGCATGGCATGCGCTACTGGAACATGACGGTGCAATGGTGGCTACACCACTACATCTACCCAAATGCCCCCTTCAAGTCCTACACACTCAG GGCGGGTTGGACCATGTTCATAAGTGCTTATTGGCACGGCCTCCACGCTGGATACTATCTATCATTCCTCACCATCCCTCTGTGTATCGCCGCCGAGTCTGCCATGGAGTCGTCGGTTCGATCCCGGCTGGGTCCGGGCGGCCAGAAGATTTTCGACTGGGTTCACTGGTTCTTAAAAATGCGTGCTTATGACTACATGTGCATGGGATTCGTGTTGTTGAAAGCGTCTGATACCATCAACTACTGGTCGTCCATCTACTTTGCTATGCATGTGGTGGCCGTGCTTTGCATTGTAGTGGGCGGGGCTTTAAAGGGAGGCCGGAGGAAGGAAAAGGGAGGAGACAACTTCAGCAATGGAGGTAAAAATTAG
- the rps9 gene encoding small ribosomal subunit protein uS4, giving the protein MPVARSRVCRKTYVTPRRPFEKSRLDQELKLIGEYGLRNKREVWRVKFTLAKIRKAARELLTLDEKEPKRLFEGNALLRRLVRIGVLDEAKMKLDYILGLKVEDFLERRLQTQVFKLGLAKSIHHARVLIRQRHIRVRKQVVNIPSFVVRLDSQKHIDFSLRSPYGGGRPGRVKRKNMKKGQAGAGGGDDEEED; this is encoded by the exons ATGCCCGTTGCCAGGAGTCGGGTGTGTCGTAAGACATATGTCACCCCTCGTCGTCCCTTCGAGAAATCTCGTCTCGACCAAGAGTTGAAACTCATTG GGGAGTATGGACTGAGGAACAAGCGCGAAGTGTGGAGGGTCAAGTTCACCCTGGCCAAGATTCGCAAAGCTGCTAGAGAGCTTCTTACTTTGGATGAGAAGGAACCAAAGCGTCTTTTCGAAG gaaACGCTTTGCTCAGGCGTCTGGTGCGTATTGGCGTGCTGGATGAGGCCAAGATGAAGCTTGATTACATCCTGGGCTTGAAAGTTGAGGACTTCTTGGAGAGGAGGCTGCAGACTCAGGTTTTCAAGCTGGGACTCGCCAAGAGCATCCACCACGCCCGCGTTCTCATCCGCCAGAGGCACATTCG CGTCCGAAAGCAGGTGGTGAACATCCCCTCCTTTGTGGTCCGTCTGGACAGCCAGAAGCACATCGACTTCTCCCTCCGATCGCCATACGGTGGTGGACGCCCAGGCCGAGTCAAGAGAAAGAACATGAAGAAGGGCCAGGCTGGAgctggtggtggtgatgatgaagaggaggacTAA